In a genomic window of Microcoleus sp. AS-A8:
- a CDS encoding phosphoglycerate kinase codes for MSKKSVADLSESDLAGKRVLVRADLNVPLDEGGTITDDTRIRAALPTIQDLIKKNAKVILCSHLGRPKGQVKDSLRLTPVANRLSELLSQTVVKCDDCIGDAVAAQIAGMENGQVALLENLRFHVGEEKNDPEFTKQLAALADVYVNDAFGTAHRAHASTEGVTHHLKPSVAGYLIEKELQYLQSAIENPQKPLAAIIGGSKVSSKIGVIETLLDKVDKLLIGGGMIFTFYKARGLSVGKSLVEEDKLELAKSLEAKAKERGVDLLLPTDVVVADNFAPDANSQTVSIDSIPDGWMGLDIGPDSVKVFQDALSDCKTVIWNGPMGVFEFDKFAVGTEAIAHSMADLTKQGATTIIGGGDSVAAVEKVGVAEQMSHISTGGGASLELLEGKELPGITALDDA; via the coding sequence GTGTCTAAAAAATCCGTAGCAGATTTAAGTGAGTCCGATTTAGCCGGGAAACGGGTCTTGGTGCGAGCCGATCTGAACGTGCCCCTCGATGAGGGTGGCACAATCACTGATGATACTCGTATCCGTGCGGCGTTACCGACAATTCAAGATTTAATCAAAAAGAATGCCAAGGTGATTCTGTGCAGCCATTTAGGGCGTCCCAAAGGACAGGTGAAAGACAGTTTGCGGCTGACGCCTGTCGCTAACCGTCTCTCTGAACTACTGAGTCAGACGGTCGTCAAATGTGACGACTGCATCGGGGACGCGGTTGCCGCTCAGATTGCTGGCATGGAAAATGGTCAGGTGGCGTTACTGGAAAATCTCCGCTTTCATGTTGGAGAAGAGAAGAATGACCCAGAATTTACAAAACAGTTAGCCGCCCTGGCTGATGTATATGTCAATGATGCCTTTGGCACAGCCCACCGTGCTCACGCATCCACAGAGGGCGTGACTCATCACCTGAAGCCTTCTGTAGCGGGATACTTGATTGAGAAAGAACTCCAGTATCTGCAAAGCGCGATTGAAAATCCCCAAAAGCCCTTAGCGGCGATTATCGGGGGTTCTAAGGTGTCGAGTAAGATTGGCGTGATTGAAACGCTGCTAGATAAGGTAGATAAGCTGCTGATTGGTGGCGGTATGATTTTTACCTTCTACAAAGCTCGTGGCTTGAGTGTGGGTAAGTCACTGGTGGAAGAGGACAAGCTAGAGTTGGCAAAATCCTTGGAAGCGAAGGCCAAAGAACGCGGCGTTGACCTGCTATTGCCCACTGATGTTGTCGTTGCCGATAATTTTGCGCCGGATGCGAATTCCCAAACCGTCAGCATTGACTCAATTCCCGATGGATGGATGGGCTTGGATATTGGCCCTGACTCCGTGAAGGTGTTCCAAGATGCATTGTCGGATTGTAAGACAGTGATCTGGAATGGCCCAATGGGTGTGTTTGAGTTTGATAAATTTGCTGTAGGAACAGAAGCGATCGCGCATTCGATGGCTGACCTCACCAAGCAAGGCGCAACCACGATCATTGGCGGTGGCGACTCGGTAGCGGCTGTAGAAAAAGTCGGCGTGGCTGAGCAAATGAGCCACATTTCCACAGGGGGTGGCGCTAGCTTAGAGTTGCTCGAAGGTAAGGAACTGCCAGGAATTACTGCACTGGACGATGCTTAA
- a CDS encoding universal stress protein, with protein sequence MFKTVLFPVDQSREAREAVEVVSHVVQKYASRLILLSVLEESNPEEASPNPEVMMSPEAIAELLKSAQALFAQQGITADTMSRSGMPAFTICDVADEIGADLIVMGCRGLGLTDEGAAESVTNRVINLSPCPVLVVP encoded by the coding sequence ATGTTCAAAACTGTTTTATTTCCCGTTGACCAAAGCCGAGAAGCCCGCGAAGCGGTGGAGGTCGTGTCCCATGTGGTACAAAAGTACGCCAGTCGATTAATTCTGCTGTCGGTACTTGAAGAATCCAATCCAGAAGAAGCATCACCCAATCCAGAGGTAATGATGTCACCCGAGGCGATTGCGGAACTGCTCAAAAGTGCCCAGGCTCTCTTTGCCCAGCAAGGAATCACTGCCGACACCATGAGTCGTTCAGGAATGCCCGCTTTCACTATCTGCGATGTCGCCGACGAAATTGGGGCAGATTTAATTGTTATGGGCTGTCGAGGATTGGGTTTAACTGACGAAGGCGCTGCGGAGAGTGTCACAAACCGAGTGATTAATTTATCTCCTTGCCCGGTTTTGGTCGTTCCTTAA
- a CDS encoding GNAT family N-acetyltransferase produces the protein MTTALTQKEWQEYYQVYQDSLRRWGKEVSLGYPWELFQEILQKNSPDIKLWVARYENKIVSGALCFYAKKHVVYWQGASLEGYFQLRPVNLLMYEIIKNCCEAGYSWFDFNPSDRLEGVIAFKESFGAKALPSPVIIIETKLQTVMIRLNAMYEKLFVKKS, from the coding sequence GTGACCACAGCCTTAACACAAAAAGAGTGGCAGGAGTATTATCAGGTCTATCAAGACTCTTTACGGAGATGGGGAAAAGAGGTTTCTCTCGGTTATCCTTGGGAACTTTTTCAGGAAATTTTGCAAAAAAATTCACCCGATATTAAGCTGTGGGTAGCCCGTTATGAAAATAAAATCGTGAGTGGAGCGCTCTGCTTCTATGCAAAAAAACATGTCGTATATTGGCAGGGAGCGTCTTTGGAGGGTTATTTTCAGCTACGACCTGTAAATTTACTCATGTATGAAATTATCAAAAATTGTTGTGAGGCAGGATATTCTTGGTTCGATTTTAATCCGAGTGATCGGCTAGAAGGAGTGATAGCTTTTAAGGAAAGTTTTGGAGCGAAAGCTCTCCCCTCTCCTGTGATCATTATTGAAACGAAATTACAGACTGTGATGATCAGACTGAATGCTATGTATGAGAAACTTTTTGTTAAGAAAAGTTGA
- the ylqF gene encoding ribosome biogenesis GTPase YlqF — MTTPSIQWYPGHIAKAERELKEQLKRVDVVLEVRDARIPLSTHHPQIPQWVGSKARVLVLNRVDMITPGVRQRWVSWFQQQGQTIYFTNAQQGKGIQEVSQATQLAGVHMNQRRRDRGMQPRPVRAVVIGFPNVGKSALINRLLGRRVVDSARRPGVTRQLRWIRISDQIELLDAPGVIPANLKDQDKAIKLAICDDIGDASYDNQRIATALVELLQDLEVTAHGGLFPASPLKTRYELDPTPLSGEDYLRALADYRHQGDIERTARQLLNDFRKGVLGPIPLELPPQAP; from the coding sequence ATGACTACACCCTCTATCCAATGGTATCCCGGTCATATTGCCAAAGCTGAACGGGAACTTAAAGAACAGCTCAAGCGAGTGGATGTGGTACTAGAGGTTCGGGATGCTCGGATTCCCCTCTCGACTCATCATCCACAAATTCCTCAATGGGTGGGCAGTAAAGCTAGGGTATTGGTACTTAACCGGGTCGATATGATTACTCCTGGTGTACGGCAACGATGGGTATCCTGGTTTCAACAGCAGGGACAGACAATCTATTTCACCAATGCTCAACAGGGTAAAGGCATTCAAGAGGTGTCACAAGCCACTCAGTTGGCTGGGGTACACATGAATCAGCGTCGGCGCGATCGCGGAATGCAACCTCGCCCAGTTCGAGCAGTTGTGATCGGGTTCCCGAATGTCGGTAAATCAGCCTTGATTAACCGATTATTAGGGCGTCGCGTTGTAGACAGCGCCCGTCGCCCTGGGGTAACGCGCCAGCTCCGTTGGATACGCATCTCTGACCAAATTGAACTCCTAGATGCTCCTGGTGTGATCCCAGCCAATTTAAAAGATCAGGACAAGGCGATCAAGCTAGCCATCTGTGATGATATCGGTGACGCCTCTTACGATAATCAACGGATTGCGACGGCTCTGGTGGAGTTACTCCAAGATTTAGAGGTTACAGCCCACGGCGGCTTATTCCCTGCCTCTCCCTTGAAGACGCGCTACGAACTCGACCCAACTCCTTTGAGTGGCGAAGATTACCTCAGAGCATTGGCAGACTATCGTCATCAAGGCGACATAGAACGTACAGCACGGCAACTATTAAATGATTTTCGCAAAGGAGTACTAGGGCCAATTCCGTTAGAACTGCCACCTCAGGCACCTTAA
- a CDS encoding PAS domain S-box protein, which produces MASKIATFRLPENLIQEIRSRAEATGRDRTAVVIEALKQAFGMPASVSRPATVEELQQQLNELETKFLTLTQQLNKVSPKSASVSNISPVSPGLKQTVASGNSIHIPNSFVAEDAVSTQTLRVGEGSGHNGGGGSNKEQELGFTEGKPDEAELQELAARIEQQARIFDLVLSASPDPICVVDRVGRFTYANLALAQLFGLPQGHILGKTWRQLELPSEFIESEPIDGQREVVFATRRPLTKEITYRTNNGVRDYECILSPILGDSNTVEAVICTARDVTERNLVEESLRESESNYRHLFEYANDSIFIIDLSTSRILDANQNAARRLGYTRKELLKLKTKDIDGPVPLERQKTINQQLQATGSFIFEHALRRKDGTKIQVEISSRIIEYRDQLVSLSFVRDITSRKQAEERMRLLESAVENTQDGILITEAKHIDAPGPELLYVNQAFTRITGYDLTEVLGRTPRLLQGPKTDRSQLDKIRTALQEQKPVQVELLNYRKDGSEFWVELNIVPIASKEGKVTHWVALQREITERKQAEAALVASKQQISKILESITDGFFTVDEQWRFTYVNQKAEQILQKNRAELLGQNLWDVFPGTVGSTFEREFHRAINQEVAVTFEDFHPALGKWFEIHAYPSGDGLSVVCNDITKCKQSEVNS; this is translated from the coding sequence ATGGCAAGTAAGATAGCGACTTTTAGACTTCCAGAGAACCTGATTCAGGAGATTCGGTCTCGGGCTGAAGCGACAGGTCGTGATCGAACAGCGGTAGTGATTGAAGCTTTGAAGCAAGCCTTTGGTATGCCCGCAAGCGTGTCACGCCCAGCGACAGTTGAAGAACTGCAACAACAGCTCAATGAGTTAGAAACTAAATTCCTAACCCTAACCCAACAGCTGAATAAAGTCAGCCCAAAATCTGCTTCAGTCAGCAATATCAGTCCGGTTAGTCCAGGGTTGAAGCAGACCGTCGCTTCTGGCAACTCCATACACATCCCTAACTCATTCGTGGCTGAGGACGCTGTTTCTACACAGACTCTTCGTGTAGGCGAAGGCTCAGGACACAATGGAGGTGGAGGGTCTAACAAAGAACAGGAACTCGGTTTTACCGAGGGCAAGCCGGACGAAGCCGAACTGCAAGAATTAGCAGCCAGAATTGAGCAACAAGCGAGAATCTTCGATTTAGTCCTTTCAGCCTCTCCTGACCCCATTTGCGTTGTAGACCGAGTAGGACGGTTTACCTATGCCAACTTGGCACTGGCTCAATTGTTTGGACTACCCCAGGGACACATCTTGGGTAAGACTTGGCGGCAGCTTGAGCTACCGTCCGAGTTTATCGAAAGCGAACCCATCGACGGGCAACGGGAAGTTGTATTTGCAACACGGCGACCCTTGACCAAAGAAATTACTTACCGGACTAACAATGGGGTACGGGATTACGAATGCATTCTCAGCCCCATCTTAGGTGATAGCAATACGGTTGAAGCCGTAATCTGTACCGCTAGAGACGTTACGGAGCGCAACCTAGTCGAAGAGTCGCTCCGGGAATCCGAATCTAATTACCGCCACTTATTTGAATACGCCAACGACTCGATCTTCATCATTGACTTATCAACCAGTCGGATTTTGGACGCCAACCAGAATGCAGCAAGGCGACTCGGTTATACCCGTAAAGAACTCCTGAAGTTAAAAACTAAGGACATCGATGGGCCAGTCCCGCTCGAACGCCAAAAGACGATTAATCAGCAGCTCCAGGCAACGGGCAGCTTCATCTTCGAGCACGCTCTGCGGCGTAAGGATGGTACAAAAATACAGGTTGAAATCAGCTCTCGGATCATCGAGTACCGCGACCAGCTCGTCTCTCTCAGTTTCGTTCGCGACATCACATCCCGGAAGCAGGCAGAGGAGCGGATGCGTCTGTTGGAGTCAGCGGTTGAGAATACCCAAGACGGGATTTTAATCACCGAAGCCAAGCATATAGACGCACCAGGGCCGGAATTGCTGTATGTCAACCAAGCCTTTACCCGTATTACGGGCTACGACCTAACCGAAGTTTTGGGTCGGACACCGCGCTTGTTGCAAGGGCCGAAAACCGATCGCTCTCAGTTAGACAAAATTCGCACAGCGCTTCAAGAACAGAAACCTGTTCAAGTTGAGTTGCTCAACTACCGTAAAGACGGCTCGGAGTTCTGGGTCGAACTCAATATTGTCCCTATTGCCAGCAAAGAAGGTAAGGTCACCCATTGGGTCGCACTACAGCGGGAAATTACAGAGCGTAAACAGGCAGAAGCTGCGTTGGTCGCCTCCAAACAGCAGATTAGTAAGATTCTAGAAAGCATTACAGATGGCTTCTTCACGGTAGATGAGCAGTGGCGATTTACCTATGTCAATCAGAAAGCGGAACAGATTTTACAGAAAAATCGAGCCGAACTCCTCGGTCAAAATCTGTGGGATGTGTTTCCAGGGACGGTAGGGTCAACGTTTGAGCGTGAGTTTCACAGAGCCATTAACCAAGAAGTTGCCGTGACATTTGAAGACTTTCATCCAGCTTTAGGCAAATGGTTTGAAATACACGCCTATCCTTCAGGTGATGGACTTTCCGTTGTCTGCAACGACATTACCAAATGTAAGCAGAGCGAAGTGAACAGTTAG